Proteins co-encoded in one Colletes latitarsis isolate SP2378_abdomen chromosome 13, iyColLati1, whole genome shotgun sequence genomic window:
- the LOC143349621 gene encoding uncharacterized protein LOC143349621 isoform X2: MSKLDSMIEPFQNMSTLDDEDCNCTNTDKSIRNLCVKTEGLKIIDEFQKLYEDRIENVDQEFESEIDQVCMKLEISREWIRNLKEQNIMLVQIVEDLEQAALNRVKLLEQKLKQSSMIVFDNTINMYDTEKNINTLSNRISNLEKDKEYKQQKIEFLQSDIRGLLELIRRAAQEKHWNLEGIKFFEIGPSDIPIPVDCSCDQEETNQKCIQSLKLQIEHFHENEKKTAEHQTKSEDEVTQPNKKLETKEDATDKYSTQFHNFSDNLKRCANFENQISNLVVANDQQTFDNQVISYLTKVKSWMEQEKEDVLKLKEELEKTLEKLCSAKDQECHKVKNEFNRNNLSELTKSIDYINTMCSKKETSIASINSIILKLENNNSLYTESVNLSLDTDVNQQFKLMDLFRTYAIEAQVTTEDIKEEIDIVVSTFKSRHQKYTDLNKEIVNVQNQLIRSREKIIETIDRLQLQEDERIMHNERISSGNIKLKDIKNEINHAQSHLLGHITGMQTNIKENIGSNYKEMCMCNELLHSVIEEIEQTSNSLQVFQAQGCCIASDTKELKNQFCEMDLFIQKLQQKMDEALLTHDMVETTLSQKEQKLRKLESKVDAIHSKIQHILEKFISSKNQVCDNNVAEPQLYTQTLNEILQIKQDLYRLRKEHDELKYKLSQKSLYIECNENTCLWKCRMTDLQDQVKILQHEAKCNQEINDFLKQNVKSIEGELKIVQAKAQNYKRLHSEDNIELQKKIIQLENTLKLQEEIECDLQQQLNDSKLELKKSKEVLNSFHAEHSIEETLLYCECNQFRHDTMIIPQLLKTLQDTMRSTKTGLQELKIEFTNLIGEDQTNSCCSAKSIMNLMDKLQKYEDELENSFQEIEKLKDALCKKDKLLKDMDQIIKIQKDSLEMTQAELKELHQNLQKKIDNQDQIISHYEKEKQELLKQNELQTQTIWHLQNTVVKVKRRVDQMGYRNMSDLEEKCKTIRLLTVCVEETQSQYNECFAEAVKQNKLLDLQRDMICHLQQRICYLEYANCLTITSIPDTHYSILKTIQEQLEAHVNDIQTLKYKIDTLVQLKCSSENEYLNMKKLWQETEEKLQELKKSVSKPEQKKIYQDKMCQCKIEARDKVCITQDTLNFNELICNTKEQIKILPYGSELQSEIDILTRENEDMKKQLQKCKLDFDIIDKELKIERESDTYTQQISFEFQKIRDTECRLRYENEQLRSDIKKQAKKTENLLEKLQLVKENDVKFEKLFKKLEDKQMQINTLCNQITNNEIVMKKQFDTIEELEKKLSMKDKEVKEYLSELNGAEEEMSALHDRIQSLKSMLTRKSNIMSKLEADYEILKNDNCILRAENNAFENKTTEDVCQLKNIIEREQEKTKKLEESKCYLVQQLQKCMEQNCILIKEKAMVEENNSKIILELQETHKSMLELKKKCHLKNKSLACMLAELTETATSRSELCNQSQYVISCIRIWMEEQREYLNNLSLKLKSYQQQLLQLGFKKKALLHETKRFKRINHLLTQRLKRMHKYGGKGVKNNCIRCHVVSSIVAQNAGLIIPTNSKYSLFEKELRVSTRGNAWWFPKMKYLINELRKKNLECNENFCNGENTGRTLEESHDCGYQSSTSK; encoded by the exons ATGAGCAAACTTGACTCGATGATCGAACCCTTTCAAAATATGTCTACGCTTGATGACGAAGATTGTAATTGTACTAATACTGACAAGAGTATCAGAAACCTTTGCGTTAAAACGGAAGGTTTAAAAATTATCGACGAGTTTCAAAAATTGTACGAGGATCGTATCGAAAACGTTGATCAAGAATTCGAAAGTGAAATTGATCAAGTCTGT ATGAAATTGGAAATTTCAAGAGAATGGATCAGGAATTTAAAAGAGCAAAATATTATGTTGGTTCAAATAGTAGAAGATCTGGAGCAAGCTGCATTAAATAGAGTGAAATTATtagaacaaaaattaaaacagTCGTCGATGATAGTATTTGATAATACAATAAACATGTATGACACAGAAAAG AATATAAATACGCTTTCAAATCGTATTAGCAATTTAGAAAAGGATAAAGAATATAAGCAACAAAAAATAGAATTTCTTCAAAGTGATATTAGAGGGTTACTAGAATTGATACGGCGTGCAGCACAAGAAAAGCATTGGAACTTAGAAGGGATAAAGTTCTTTGAAATTGGACCTAGCGATATACCTATTCCTGTAGA TTGTAGCTGTGACCag GAAGAGACAAATCAGAAATGTATACAGTCCTTAAAATTACAAATTGAACATTTtcatgaaaatgaaaaaaaaacagcTGA ACATCAAACGAAATCGGAAGATGAAGTAACTCAACCTAACAAGAAATTAGAAACTAAGGAAGATGctactgataaatattctacTCAATTTCATAACTTTAGTGACAATCTCAAGAGATGTGCCAACTTTGAGaatcaaatttcaaatttggtTGTAGCAAATGACCAACAAACTTTTGAC AATCAAGTAATATCATACTTGACTAAAGTAAAATCATGGATGGAACAAGAGAAAGAGGATGTTCTTAAATTAAAGGAAGAGCTAGAGAAGACTTTAGAAAAATTATGCTCTGCTAAAGATCAA GAATGTCACAAAGTTAAGAATGAATTCAATAGGAACAATCTTTCTGAACTGACTAAAAGTATTGACTATATAAACACAATGTGTTCAAAAAAAGAGACGTCGATCGCAAGTATTAATTCTATTATA CTAAAATTGGAAAACAATAATTCACTTTACACAGAAAGTGTAAATTTATCG tTAGATACAGATGTTAATCAACAATTTAAATTAATGGATTTATTTAGAACATACGCTATTGAAGCCCAGGTCACTACAGAAGACATCaaagaagaaattgatattgtaGTTTCTACTTTCAAGTCTAGACATCAAAAA TATACTGATTTAAATAAAGAGATCGTAAATGTACAAAATCAACTAATAAGAAGTCGggaaaaaataatcgaaacaatTGATAGATTGCAATTACAA GAAGACGAAAGAATAATGCATAATGAAAGAATTAGTTCCGGAAACATAAAGTTAAaggatattaaaaatgaaataaatcatGCTCAGTCCCATTTATTAGGTCACATTACAGGAATGCAAACTAATATAAAG GAAAATATTGGATCCAATTATAAAGAAATGTGTATGTGCAATGAGTTGTTGCATTCAGTCATTGAGGAAATAGAACAAACATCAAACAGTCTACAAGTATTTCAAGCTcaa GGATGTTGCATCGCGTCAGATACGAAAGAACTAAAGAATCAGTTTTGCGAAATGGACttatttatacaaaaattaCAGCAAAAAATGGACGAAGCG CTATTAACGCATGACATGGTGGAAACAACACTGTCCCAAAAGGAGCAAAAGTTAAGGAAACTAGAAAGCAAAGTTGATGCAATTCACTCAAAAATACAACATATATTGGAAAAATTCATTTCCTCAAAGAATCAG gtatgtgacaaTAATGTCGCAGAACCTCAACTATATACACAG ACTTTAAATGAAATACTGCAAATCAAACAAGATTTATACAGATTAAGAAAGGAACATGATGAATTAAAATACAAACTATCGCAA aaATCACTTTATATAGAATGCAACGAGAACACATGTTTATGGAAATGCAGAATGACCGATTTACAAGATCAAGTTAAAATATTACAACACGag GCAAAGTGCAATCAAGAAATAAACGATTTTCTGAAGCAGAACGTTAAATCGATAGAAGGGGAACTTAAAATTGTACAAGCAAAAGCACAGAACTATAAGCGATTGCATTCCGAAGATAATATAGAATTACAAAAAAAGATAATACAGTTAGAAAATact cTCAAATTGCAAGAGGAAATTGAATGTGATCTTCAACAACAACTAAACGATAGCAAATTAGAATTGAAGAAGTCTAAGGAAGTATTGAATTCTTTT CATGCTGAACATAGTATCGAGGAAACACTACTGTACTGTGAATGTAATCAATTTCGACACGATACAATG ATCATACCTCAGCTATTGAAAACATTACAAGATACTATGAGATCGACAAAAACTGGCCTTCAAGAGTTGAAAATTGAATTTACAAATTTG ATTGGTGAAGATCAGACTAATTCATGCTGCTCTGCAAAATCGATAATGAATTTAATGgacaaattacaaaaatacgaAGATGAATTAGAGAATTCTTTCCAAGAAATTGAAAAACTTAAAGATGCTTTATGTAAAAAGGATAAACTT TTGAAAGATATGGATCAGATTATTAAAATTCAAAAGGATTCTCTTGAGATGACACAAGCTGAGTTAAAGGAGCTTCATCAAAATTTACAAAAGAAG ATCGATAATCAGGATCAAATAATCTCTCACTATGAGAAAGAAAAACAAGAACTATTAAAACAG AACGAGCTTCAAACTCAAACTATTTGGCACTTACAGAACACCGTTGTAAAAGTTAAAAGACGAGTAGATCAAATGGGATATAGAAATATGAGCGAC CTTGAAGAAAAATGTAAAACTATtcgtttattgacagtgtgtgtgGAAGAAACTCAAAGTCAGTACAATGAATGTTTTGCGGAG gCTGTTAAACAAAACAAATTATTGGATCTACAGCGAGACATGATTTGTCATCTTCAGCAAAGGATTTGTTATTTGGAATATGCTAATTGTTTAACTATTACTTCTATCCCCGATACGCATTATTCTATTCTAAAGACAATTCAG GAGCAATTAGAAGCGCATGTAAACGATATCCAAACTTTGAAGTACAAG ATAGATACCCTAGTGCAGTTAAAATGCTCCTCGGAAAATGAATACTTAAACATGAAGAAGTTGTGGCAAGAAACAGAAGAAAAATTACAAGAACTAAA gAAATCAGTATCAAAACCAGAGCAGAAAAAGATTTACCAAGACAAAATGTGCCAGTGTAAAATAGAAGCCAGAGATAAAGTTTGTATCACCCAAGATACACTTAACTTTAATGAGTTAATATGTAATACTAAAGAACAAATTAAAATCTTGCCATATGGATCCGAGTTACAGTCAGAAATAGACATTTTAACCAGAGAGAACGAAGATATGAAAAAACAATTACAAAAATGTAAATTAGATTTTGATATCATTGATAAAGAACTGAAAATAGAAAGAGAAAGCGATACTTATACTCAGCAGATTTCGTttgaatttcaaaaaataaGAGACACAGAGTGTCGTTTACGTTATGAAAATGAACAGCTCAGATCTGATATAAAGAAGCAAGCAAAGAAGAcggaaaatttattagaaaagttGCAACTCGTTAAAGAAAATGATGTAAAATTtgagaaattgtttaaaaaattagaaGATAAACAGATGCAG ATTAATACGTTATGCAATCAAATTACGAATAATGAAATTGTTATGAAAAAGCAATTTGACACCATTGAAGAACTTGAGAAAAAATTAAGTATGAAGGACAAAGAAGTCAAAGAGTATTTATCCGAGTTAAACGGCGCCGAAGAAGAGATGTCAGCATTGCACGATCGAATACAGTCTCTAAAAAGTATGCTAACAAGAAAATCAAACATCATGTCTAAATTAGAAGCAGATTATGAAAtactaaaa AATGACAATTGTATTCTAAGAGCAGAGAACAATgcttttgaaaataaaacaacAGAAGATGTTTGCCAATTGAAAAATATA ATTGAGAGagaacaagagaaaaccaagaaaTTAGAAGAGTCAAAATGTTATTTAGTTCAACAGCTTCAAAAATGCATGGAACAAAATTGTATTCTTATTAAAGAAAAAGCTATGgtagaagaaaataatagtaaaatcattttagag cTACAAGAGACACATAAATCTATGttggaattaaaaaagaaatgccACTTAAAAAATAAGTCTTTGGCCTGCATGTTAGCGGAATTAACGGAAACAGCCACGAGCAGATCAGAACTTTGTAATCAATCGCAATACGTTATTTCCTGTATTCGTATTTGGATGGAAGAGCAAcgagaatatttaaataatcttaGTTTGAAATTGAAATCTTATCAACAACAACTATTACAACTTggatttaagaaaaa GGCTCTTTTAcacgaaacgaaacgattcaAACGTATTAATCATTTACTGACTCAAAGACTAAAAAGAATGCACAAATATGGTGGAAAAGGTGTTAAAAATAATTGCATAAGATGCCATGTGGTATCATCGATTGTAGCACAAAATGCAGGCTTGATAATTCCTACAAACTCGAAATATTCGCTTTTTGAAAAA GAATTACGCGTTTCGACACGTGGTAACGCTTGGTGGTTTCCAAAAATGAAGTACTTGATAAACGAACTGCGGAAAAAGAATCTAGAATGCAATGAAAATTTTTGTAATGGAGAGAATACCGGAAGAACATTAGAAGAAAGTCACGATTGTGGTTATCAGTCATCTACTAGCAAATGA